In Micromonospora cremea, the genomic window ACGCCGGGGTTTGGCTGCGAGTCCAACCCCCTCAAGCCGAACACCGCCCTGCCGACCACCAGCCCCGCGCCGGGCGCGGGCGGCGGCCTTCCCGTCACCGGTGTCAACGCCACTGCGCTCGGCGCCGTCGGTGTGATCGCGGTGCTGGCTGGCGTAGCGCTGGTGGTGGCGCGCCGCCGTCGGGTCCGCTTCGACGCCTGACCTTCACCGGAACGCCCCCGCTGCCGTGAGGTGGTGGGGGCGTTCGTGTTTGCCGGACCCGGCTACTGGCGCTGGTAGCCGTCGAGACGGGGCTGATCCACCATTCGGATGCCGGATACACGTCGATCCGCTTCACCACCCACCTCGTCGACGGTACGAATCGATGTTCTACGCTCACCACCACCCCGACCAGCAAGCCCTGGTCACAGTCTGACTCCACCAGATGCGGGGCGGTTCACACGATCCTTGACACCAGGTCTTGACGGAGTGTCTGATCTAGTGCTGGTTTGGATCATATTCGGACGGCTGGACTGTGCGCAGCGCCGGTTTAGTCGGTGGGTGAGGAAGTGCCGGTGGCGAGAGATTGTTGGTTCCGTAGCCCTAGCTGGGACCAGGCCGCTCGCACCGACCGTGCCGGTCGAGGCCGGGCTACTGGCCGACGCCATGCACCCCGCGACGAGACACGGTCATCCACGTGGGGAGGCAGAGCATGAAGATGCTATGGCGGCGGCGCGTCCTGGCCGCTGCCCTGTCGCTCACGGCGGCCGTTGGTGGCCTACTCGTGGCCGGCACGGCCCATGCACAGACAGTGGCCACCGGGTCTCTAAGCTTCAACGGGGACAGCGGTGACTACATCAGCCAAGGTAAGTCGTACTCGTACTCCACCAGCAACGGCGACGCGTTGACCGTCTCCAGCTCGACCGGTAGCACGGTCAGCATCTCGGTCAACGCCTACAACGGCGACTGGTGGACCCTCACCTTCGACGCACCGGGCACGCAGGTTCTCGTCCCGCGCACCTATACCGCCGCGCACCGGCACCCGTTCAACGGGACCGGCCCAGGCCTGGACCTGAGTGGCGAAGGGCGGGGATGCAACGAGCTGACCGGCTCCTTCACCATCATCAAAGCGGTTTTCGGTCCCCGAGGCTATGTGCAGACCTTCGACGCTACGTTCGAGCAGCACTGTGAGGGAGGGGACCCGGCGGCGCGTGGTGAGATCCACATCTCGAACCGGCCACCGCCACCCGAGGTGGCGCCCAAGCCCGCCGCTACCACCAGGCCGCACGCCGCGACCACCAGGCCCGACGCCACGCCGAGCAGCAGGCCCAGTGCCACGCCGAGCAGCAGGCCCAGCGCCACGCCGAGCAGCAGGCCCAGCGCCACGCCGAGCAGCAGGCCCAGCGCCACCGCCGTCGGCAGCGGCAACACCTCCGCCAACGACACTGACGCCAACACCGCGGCGGTCGTGAGGAACGCCGTCTTCTCGCCGCTTCTGCTGATCGGGGTGGGCCTCGTCGCCTTGGCCGGCCTCGTCGCCGTCGGCCTCGCCGTCGGCCTCGTCATATACGTCCGCCGCCAGTGACTCGCGAGCACCCTCGACGTTCATGCGCCGGATTTGTACGCCCGCACGGTCTGCCCGATCCCAGGACCTCCATGACAGATCAGTCTCGGGACGGGGGTGACAAGTCCGGCTAGGCGACCTTGTCCGGGCATTCATGCTCCCAAGTCAGCGACGCGGGCGCCTGAGCCATCGTCGGTAGATCCAGAAACCCGCAGTTGATCCCGCGCAGCCCCAGCGCCCTGCGTGCGACGGCGAGGAGCAGCTTCTCGAAACGGTCCCAGCCCAGCCGCAGGTCGAGGTCCTCCCCGGGGGGTCGATTCCCGGGCAAACCCGGCACCGGTAGCGTCTGCAGGTTCTGGTCTGACTGCAGCGGCAACCATGGTCCGGCCACGGTCCGATTCTCCCACGGAGGCACCAATCGGCAAATCTGCACCTCTGCCTAGGGGTGGCGGCCCGCACGGTGTGCAAGACCTCCGCCACCGACAGCCGTCTCCGCTGGCGGGCAGCATAGACGGAAACTGCCCGACCCCCGACCCCCGCTACCGAGCAAGATCAGGGCGTTCTCAGGGCGTCAGGGCGTATTCAGGGCGTCAAAAGTCGACCAGCGATGACCAACAAAGCCCATAGGCAACGGGCTATACGACGAGGTCGCAGCCTTGATCGAGGCTGCGACCTGGTGGGCGACGGACGAGTCGACCTGTACGCCGGATTCTGTGCGCGGCGCGTACCCCGAAGGGTGTGCGCCGGCGGCGGCCATCCATCTCGGCCTGCCGTTGCCGGCAGGCTCCAGCGGCCTACCCGCAGACATCGGGCGGGCAGCCCTCAAGCGTCTGCGCCGGGTCGTCATCTTGCGGTGACGGCCCTTACTTGGCCTTGCTCCGGGTGGGGTTTACCGAGCCACCCCGGTCACCCGGGGTGCTGGTGGGCTCTTACCCCACCGTTTCACCCTTACCGGCCCCGATGGGGTCGGCGGTCTGTTTTCTGTGGCACTGTCCCGCGGGTCACCCCGGGTTGCCGTTAACAACCACCCTGCCCTGTGGAGTCCGGACGTTCCTCGGCGGTGGGCCAGAAGCCCGCCGACGCGGCCGCCCGGTCGACTCGTCCGTCGCGCTCTCATCCTAACGACGGGAGGCCCGCCGGTATTGCCGCCCCGCCTGATCAAGATCGCGCAGCTCAGGGGTGGTCGCGGCGGTCATCGGCCGGGAGTCCGGCGTTCCCGCCCGACCGCGCGGGGTCTAGCCTCGTGGGGCTATGGATCTCTCCCACGCCGCGCTGCTGCTTGCCGCCGGTCTCGCCGCTGGCACGGTCAACGCGGTGGCCGGTGGTGGCTCGCTGATCACCTTTCCTGCCATGATCGCGGTCGGGCTGCCGCCGGTGCCGGCGAACGTGAGCAACTCCGTCGCCGTGTTCCCCGGGTACCTGTCCAGCGTGGCGGGCAGCCGCGCGGATCTTCCGCGCGGACGGGCGCTGGCCACGCTGGTACCCACCACGATCGTCGGCACCATCCTCGGAGCGCTGCTGTTGCTGGCCACCCCGGCCCGCGCGTTCGAGCTGGTCGTACCGTTCCTGGTGCTCGGCGCGACCGCCGTGCTCGCCTTCCAGGACCCGCTGCGCCGGCTGGTCGGTCACCCCCGGGACCTGTCGCCGCGCCAGCGGACGGTCGCGGTGCAGACGATGGTCGCGCTCGGTGCGGTGTACGGCGGGTACTTCGGCGCGGCGCTCGGCGTGATGCTGGTCGCCGGTCTGGCGCTGGTGCTGGACGCGACGCTGGCCCGGGTGAGCGCGATCAAGAACCTGCTCTCCGCGGTGGTGGGGTTCACCACGCTGGTGGTGTTCGCCCTGTTCGGGCCGGTGAACTGGGCCGCCGTCGCGGTGGTCGCCCCGGCCACGCTGATCGGCGGGTACGTCGGCGCCCGGCTGGTGCGCCGGCTGCCGCCGGTGCTGCTCAAGACGATCATCGTGGTGTTCGGCACGGTGATCGGGCTCTACCTGCTCTGGCGCGCCCTGAGCTGACCCCGGCCGACGCCGCCCCCGCCCGTCGACCGACGCATGGATCTTGACGGTGGGACGGGCAGGGACGGGACGGCGGCGGTCAGTAGACCTCGCCGACCGGCTCCTCCGGGGCGTGCTCGGTGCCGGCGGCGGCCCGGTTCCACCGGGACCAAAGCACCCGCTCGCCGTAGCCGGCGGCCATAACGTGCGCGAAGGCCAGGTAGACCAGCACGCCGACGGCGAGCACGCCGAAGCCGACCCAGAACGGCAGCGACAGCGAGTGCTCGGCGAGCTTGCCGGAGATGATCGGCGCGGGCGCGGCGGCGCCCCAGCGGACCAGGTTGAACGCGCCGGTGGCGACCCGGCGGTCGCTGGAGCCGAGGCCGAGCGCCAGGTCGGTGAGGTTGGCGTTGGCCAGCCCCATGCAGAGCCCGGCGAGCACCAGCACCACGAGCGCCTCGGCGGTGCTGGTCGAGGTCGCGAAGAGGACCATGCAGACCAGCAGCCCGGCGATGGCCACGCCGACGGTCTGCACCGCGCCGATCCGGTGGGCCAGCCGGTGGCCGATCACCAGGATGCCGGCGGCCAGGCCGAGCCCCCAGCCGGTGAACGCCAGCCCCAGCGGGATGACGTCCAGGCCCAGGAAGAGCGGTGTGTAGCCGAGCACCACGAAGAAGACGAAGTTGTACGTGCCGGTCACCACGCAGAGCGCGATGAACGCGGGACGGCGGTAGGTGGCGAAGATCTGACCGACGCGTACGGGCGCCTGCCGGTTGGTCGGCTCGCGCAGCTTACGGGCGGCCACGCCGAGCGCCAGCACCATGAACACGCCGCAGACGAAGAACGGCAGTCGCCAGCTGACCTCGCCGAGCAGGCCGCCGATCAGCGGGCCGACGGCGAAGCCGAGACCGAGGGCAGTCTCGAAGAGGCCGACCACCCATTCCCGGTCGATGGCGAGGTTGACCAGCACCACCATGGCGGTGGCGAAGAACATCGCGTTGCCCAGCCCCCAGACGCCGCGCAGCACGGACAGCTGCACGATGTTGTTGCTGAACGAGGCGAGGATCGCGGCCAAGCCGACCACGGAGACCCCGGCGATCAGCACCGGTTTGAAGCCGAACCGGCCGCTGGCCAGGGTCGCCGGGATCATGCCGAGGGCCATCACCGCGATGTACGCGGTGAACAGCAGCTCGACCTGCCAGGCGGTAACCCCGATCGCGTCGCCGATGGCCGGCAGGATCGGGTCGACGACGGCGATGCCGGCGATCGCGAGGAAGGCCACCAGTGTGGTGGCGTAGATGGCACTGCGGTTCGGTTCGGAACGCCGATCCACTCCGACTCCTCAATTAGCTGTATGTTACAGGTACTTATCCTGTATCATACAGCTATGAGCGATGACCCCTACCGGGACACCGAGGCCGGGACCGACGAGGTCACCCTGGGCCGGATCGAGACCGAGGTGGCCCTGCTGATGCGTTTCGGCGAGGCGACCCGGCGGGCCACCGGCACGGCCGAGCACCGGGTGCTGGACCGGGCGGCGTACGTGATCCTGCGTCACCTGGACGCCGCCGGCCCGCAGAACGTCTCCGCGCTCGCCGCTCGACTCAACCTGGACGGCTCGACCGTGACCCGGCAGGTGTCCGCGCTACAGCGCGACGGCCTGATCACCCGTACCCCGGACCCGTCCGACGGCCGGGGCACCGTAATCTCCCCCACCACCACGGGCCTGCAACGGATGGCCGCGGTGCGGGCCGCGCGGACCCGGCTCTACGGCGACATGCTCGGCGACTGGCCCGGCGAGGACCGGGAGACCCTCGCGGTGCTGCTGCGCCGCCTCAACGAGGCCCTGGAGTCGCGCAACCGCACCCGCTGAACCGCGCCCCGCACAGAGGAAGGGCCCCTTGCGTCGACAAGGGGCCCTTCCTCTTCCCTCAGGACGTCAGGCGACGGGCTCCCGGGCGGAGTCGGCGTCGCGCTCGGTGCCGGGGGCGACCCGGGGGTCACCCTCGTCGGCGAAGTAGTCGTCCGGCGTGGTGCCGTCGACCCCCTCGGCCACCTTGGCGGCGCGCACGGCCAGCGTCACCAGCGCCGCGACCGCCAGGTTCACCAGCACCGCCACGATGCCCACGTAGATCGTCTTGGTGGTGTCGAAACCGAACTCCGACAGCGGGAACGCCGAGCCACCGAAGTGCTTCCGGGTGGGGCTCGCCACCTGGTAGAGCATCCACATGCCCAGCCCCATGCCGACCGCCCAGCCGACGATCAGGCCGGCGCGGTGGAACCAGCGGGTGTAGAGACCCAGCGCCACCGCCGGCAGCGTCTGGAGGATGATCACGCCGCCGATCAGCTGGAGGTCGATGGAGAACTGCGGGTCGAGGAAGACGATGCAGGCCACCGCGCCGACCTTCACCACCAGCGAGGTGATCTTCGAGACGTTCGCCTCCTGCGCCGGGCTGGCGTCCCGCTTCAGGTACTCCTTGTAGATGTTGCGGGTGAACAGGTTCGCCGCCGCGATCGACATGATCGCCGCCGGCACCAGCGCGCCGATGCCGATCGCCGCGTACGCCACACCCGCGAACCAGTCCGGGAACTGCTGGTCGAAGAGCAGCGGCACGATGGTGTTGTTGTCCACGCTGCCGGCCGACGCCCCCGGCAGCGGCTTCACGCCGGCCGCGATCGCCATGTAACCGAGCAGCGCGATCAGCCCGAGCAGCAGGCTGTACGCCGGCAGCGCCGACATGTTCCGCTTGATCACGTCGCGGTTCCGGCTGGCCAGCACGCCGGTGATGCTGTGCGGGTAGAGGAAGAGCGCCAGCGCCGAGCCGAACGCCAGCGTGACGTACTGGAGTTGGTTGTTGCCGTTGAGCAGGATCCCGTCGTTCGGGTTGGGCGAGGCGTCGAACTTCGCGTCCGCGGCGGCGAAGATGTCGCCCCAGCCGCCCAGCTTGTACGGCAGGTAGATGATCGCCACCAGGATCACGATGTAGATCAGCGTGTCCTTGACGAACGCGATCAGCGCCGGCGCGCGCAGCCCCGACTGGTAGGTGTAGGCGGCCAGGATGGCGAACGCGATGATGATCGGCAGGTGCCGGGCCAGTGCGTTGTCGCCGGTCACCCCCATCGTCTTGAGGACCGCCTCGATGCCGACCAGCTGCAACGCGATGTACGGCATGGTGGCCACGATGCCGGTGATCGCGATCAGCAGCGCCAGCACCGGCGAGTCGAACCGGTTGCGGACGAAGTCGGCCGGGGTGACGAACCCGTGCCGGTGCGACACCGACCAGAGCCGGACCAGCACCAGGAAGACCAGCGGGTAGATCACGATCGTGTACGGCACGGCGAAGAACCCTGCCGCGCCAGCCCCGAACATCAGCGCCGGCACCGCCACGAAGGTGTACGCGGTGTAGAGGTCACCCCCGACCAGGAACCAGGTGATCCAGCCGCCGAAGCTGCGCCCGCCCAGCCCCCACTCGTCGAGGTGGGCCATGTCCTTCGGGGCACGCCAGCGGGCGGCCACGAAGCCCATCGCGCTGACCAGCAGAAAGAGCAGGGAGAAAACGATGATCTCGGTGAGATGGTCGCGCCACATCAGCGCTCACCCCGCTTCTTCGTCATCTGGTAGACCAGCGTCGTGG contains:
- a CDS encoding MFS transporter encodes the protein MDRRSEPNRSAIYATTLVAFLAIAGIAVVDPILPAIGDAIGVTAWQVELLFTAYIAVMALGMIPATLASGRFGFKPVLIAGVSVVGLAAILASFSNNIVQLSVLRGVWGLGNAMFFATAMVVLVNLAIDREWVVGLFETALGLGFAVGPLIGGLLGEVSWRLPFFVCGVFMVLALGVAARKLREPTNRQAPVRVGQIFATYRRPAFIALCVVTGTYNFVFFVVLGYTPLFLGLDVIPLGLAFTGWGLGLAAGILVIGHRLAHRIGAVQTVGVAIAGLLVCMVLFATSTSTAEALVVLVLAGLCMGLANANLTDLALGLGSSDRRVATGAFNLVRWGAAAPAPIISGKLAEHSLSLPFWVGFGVLAVGVLVYLAFAHVMAAGYGERVLWSRWNRAAAGTEHAPEEPVGEVY
- a CDS encoding MarR family winged helix-turn-helix transcriptional regulator produces the protein MSDDPYRDTEAGTDEVTLGRIETEVALLMRFGEATRRATGTAEHRVLDRAAYVILRHLDAAGPQNVSALAARLNLDGSTVTRQVSALQRDGLITRTPDPSDGRGTVISPTTTGLQRMAAVRAARTRLYGDMLGDWPGEDRETLAVLLRRLNEALESRNRTR
- a CDS encoding sulfite exporter TauE/SafE family protein, which codes for MDLSHAALLLAAGLAAGTVNAVAGGGSLITFPAMIAVGLPPVPANVSNSVAVFPGYLSSVAGSRADLPRGRALATLVPTTIVGTILGALLLLATPARAFELVVPFLVLGATAVLAFQDPLRRLVGHPRDLSPRQRTVAVQTMVALGAVYGGYFGAALGVMLVAGLALVLDATLARVSAIKNLLSAVVGFTTLVVFALFGPVNWAAVAVVAPATLIGGYVGARLVRRLPPVLLKTIIVVFGTVIGLYLLWRALS
- a CDS encoding LPXTG cell wall anchor domain-containing protein, which encodes MKYRVTLADVNNDPWGLDGNRGTPGFGCESNPLKPNTALPTTSPAPGAGGGLPVTGVNATALGAVGVIAVLAGVALVVARRRRVRFDA
- the mctP gene encoding monocarboxylate uptake permease MctP, with the protein product MWRDHLTEIIVFSLLFLLVSAMGFVAARWRAPKDMAHLDEWGLGGRSFGGWITWFLVGGDLYTAYTFVAVPALMFGAGAAGFFAVPYTIVIYPLVFLVLVRLWSVSHRHGFVTPADFVRNRFDSPVLALLIAITGIVATMPYIALQLVGIEAVLKTMGVTGDNALARHLPIIIAFAILAAYTYQSGLRAPALIAFVKDTLIYIVILVAIIYLPYKLGGWGDIFAAADAKFDASPNPNDGILLNGNNQLQYVTLAFGSALALFLYPHSITGVLASRNRDVIKRNMSALPAYSLLLGLIALLGYMAIAAGVKPLPGASAGSVDNNTIVPLLFDQQFPDWFAGVAYAAIGIGALVPAAIMSIAAANLFTRNIYKEYLKRDASPAQEANVSKITSLVVKVGAVACIVFLDPQFSIDLQLIGGVIILQTLPAVALGLYTRWFHRAGLIVGWAVGMGLGMWMLYQVASPTRKHFGGSAFPLSEFGFDTTKTIYVGIVAVLVNLAVAALVTLAVRAAKVAEGVDGTTPDDYFADEGDPRVAPGTERDADSAREPVA